AATCATTCTATTTGTTAATCATAATCCAACTATTCGTATACATGTCAAATAGAACAAACTAGACCatacttcttctttttttgtcaATAGTTTTCCTTTAGCTAAGTGTTATCCTGAGATGTGGAGTCACTTTTAGTTGATTGTAGCGGTTAGACTGAACTTGCTGGTGACAGCGTCTAACAACGTGTCCACCTTCAAGATGTGCCTATATATGTACATCACCCTTAACAAATATTGGAACTCTCTGTTCGCTCTATTTAGAGAGGTCTTAgttgttttaaagttttaaaatttttaagtcTTAGAGGAATCGAGaaacttttcaatttcatgTATTAGGTGGTGGGAAACTGGGTACAAGATTTTAAATTATCCGAAGGTTCACGCATGAGTTGTTTAGTTTTCGACGTGCAATTTTGTATCAGCGTGAAGCTTTTTTTATTCCTCGCGTCCATGCCATCTTGAAAATACAGGAAACTAGCTTTAATTCAATGTCACGAACAATATTCAAAACCAACCATTTGACTCATACGATACCTATGCCACAAAAATGCTCCCAAGCTTTGGGTCTTCGTAGAGTTAGTCATGCATTAGTTTGTTGTTAGCTTCTTCTCGGTGTTGTTCATTATAATTCCGGGCAATTGAGAGCTTCCTGAGTCTTCAAGCTCATCAACCTTAGCTAACGCATCTTGAAAAAAGACAAATAAACTACCCATGGATAAATTGGGAAGCGTATGTGGGGGGATGATTTCGTTAGAAGAGGATAAGTTAGACATCTTTTGGTTAAAATATGTATAGAATGGATATCTAAAGTGTTGTtgtgttttatttatgtaaaaatgatttaaatataTAGTGTGAAAAAGCTGAGACCAACTACTCAAATTCTGAAGATGGCTCCCATGTCAAACAGTCACTTTCTCCTTCTCTCTCCATTTATGCGAAACGGGCATATAACCCTCCCGCCAGCCCGGTGGTACTGTTGATATGGGGGTTACCCGCCAACAACACGTCTCCCATACCATGTACCCTTAATTAAACATGAGCCCAAACATACATTCAACATGTTGATTCCTATCAAAATTATACTAGCTTACTTCACTTCCGTCTTAAAACATAGATCAAAGGTCCTAGTATAAACGGGACAAAATCTTTCTTATGCCTCCTGAGATCATTGCTTATAACACGAAGCATTCTTTTTTAAGTTAATGCTTGAATTCTTGTTTCAGTATATGGCCAAACCCAAATTAGATATATGGTGTTTTAATTGGAATGTTAAGCATAAAAGCTAGTTTTCACAGCAAATTAGTTATCATGGCGTGGGGGTTCCTATCTTAAAGGAATTCACCCTTGTAGCAAACCGTAATGAGCTTAATGAAACTTCCATAGATGATACATCAGGCGACTACGAGGGTCTTTGAGTGACCACTCAGATAAGGCTACACAATGAAAAAGAATACAACATAAATTCACACAATTTATAAATACATGTTCTGAAATTAAAACTAGGTTTAAGAATGGGTACCTAGAGAAGCTCTATAAGATTTGATCTCCTGTAGGGAATACATTGAAGTTTCCTTCTTTCGGGGGGCAGAATTTACATCACCCAAATGAAAACAACTTTGGTTGATAGTCCGGAAAAAAACCCAATATAAACTTAATACATTAACTGCTCCTGGAAAAAGAAACTTATATAAACATCTTTGAGGTTGGACCTTTGCTTCCGTTAATCCTTCTCCGGTCACACCACCTTTTGAAGTTCGTTCGCTATTAGTaagatcaacaaatttcaaaatacCTTGAACTTGTTGTGGAGTGGTCTATAAACACAACGTAAAAGAGTTAAGCTTGATGTTTGAATAAAAGTACATATTTTAGAAGGTTAATTAACAAGTTACCTCATGTATGACAGATATCTTTAATGTGAAAGTTAAGTTACTTCTGGATGAATACTCATTCATATTTGTTTAGCCTAACAAACTTGGAGGATGATAAGAAAATAAAGGTGAAAATTTTGACCAATTCATTATATATGTAATAGATAAATGTTAAAAGCAATGGTATAATGGACCTCCAAATTAACCTAACCTCCAAATTAGTTATCACACGCACGATGAAGTTATCACACAAGATAAACTAACCTCTAAATTAGTAACTTTTATCATCAAAATCTTGAGCTTATCATCCGTTTGCTGGAAAGTTTCTTAAAGTCAACAATAATCTCCTCGGTTGGTTGAAAAACTTGTAGTAGAGGACCAAGAATAGTACTCTTCTTTCATCTCAAAATCTATTCTTCATCCTCTAAGGTTACACACATTTGGGACTAAGAATAGATTTTGAGATGAAAGAAGTACTATTTTTGGTCCTCTAATTTTGGTCCTCTAAGTTCATTATAAGTTTTTCAACAAACAGAAACTCTTTACTATCCACTAAGCATCCAAATgaataaggaaaaaaaaggtgATATCCTTAGAGTTCAAGTGCGTGCTTATGAAGAAATTATGGTTGACTTTAACGAAACTATCCAGCAAACGGATGATAAGCTCAAGATTTTGATAACAAGGGTAACTAATTTAGAGGTTAGTTTATCTTGTGTGAAATCTCCATTGTGTGTGTGATAACTAATTTGGAGGTTCGGTTAATTTGGAGGTCCCTATATATACCACTACTTTTgatgtttattttttacatatctCATATAATGAATAGTTCAAATATTCCACCTTTATGTGCTTGTCATCCTCCAAGCTTGTTGGCTATACAAATATGAATGAGTGTTCATCTAGAAGTCACCTAATTTTCACATTAAAGATATCTGTAGTACCTGAGGTAACCTGTTAATTCAGCTTCTAAAATATTAACGCTTTTTCAAACATCAATCTTGACTCTCTTACCTTGTGTTTATAAACCACTCCACAACAAGTTCAAGGTATTTTAAACTTTGTTGATCTTACTCGCAGCGAACGAACTTCAAAAAGTGGTGTGACCGAAAAAGGATTAATGGAGGCAAAGGTCCAGCCTTAGAGATGTTTATATAAGTTCCTTTTATTATGATGGGTAGATAAGAAATGACTGTTCGTATTAATGCGGTGATTCGAATAATGTTGTGCGATAAACGCTTTAACTTCTCTTTGTACTCTCTCCAGTTTTCGATCggtaattaattaatgtcatattaataaattcaaaattttttgtCACAACtaaatttatgatacaattttgTGCTTCCTTAATAAATTAGTTTTCTTGTCATATTTTCAATAAGTTTCTAATATATTAGCCGAgattacaaaaagaaaagaactatgcaaaaaaaaaaaaaaaaaacaagaagaaaactcAAACGAAATCCgatataataaaatttgaataGTGATGTGGGGTGTAAAATTGATCGATAAAAATACTCAAACGAAATTcgatataacaaaatttgaataGTGATGTGGGGTGTAAAATGGATTGATAGAATCGTAACGCCGTACAATATATAATTCTGAAATTTTCGTGAAAAATCAAGAAACTTTTAAGTTTCATGTATTAAGAGGGTATAATTCTAGCTGGTATAAACTACGACTACGACTTTACAAGTATAAAGTTAATTGGGTTTAATACTTTAATGAGTTTCAAAGTTGAACCTCCAATGTGGCTTGTAAGTTGGCTTAACTTATGGACTATTTTGCATCAGTACTAGTCGTATGTTCCAAACCCCTCTCTATCCGTCTCTTGTAAGTTGTAATGTTTCACTTTGCTGTGGCTTCTTAAGTGGGCTAGCTTTTTGCCATATATGTCTAAAACCCTTAACGGCTTACCTGAAATTTTAAAACTTGCTTTGGCTTCGTAAGTGGGCTAGCCTTTTGCCATGTCTGTCTAACACCCTTAACAGCTTACctgaaattttaaaacttttaatttttgaatttaaaaGTTCTAAAAATCATCTAATTCTAGTCATTTGGTTTAGAATTACCTCTCGAtatttacaaataatttatatcttaagaaaacaagaaaaaatattgttattattattataataatatctttcatataaataaaacaaaattattatgacatcattgttttttaaactGTGTTTACTTATCATTAATAGActtctttatattttattttcttgatttttgacATCACCATTATTCCATCATTATCTTAAAGTTTAAACCATTGTACGTCTAAtcgatttatgatttattttttttctaacctAAGTCTCATGTaacttaaaatgtaattatgtgatttatgatttatttcacttttacttttaattatatatatatatatatatatatataaaatacaaggtATACTATAGATATTTAGGAATAGCCTCAATAAATTCAAAgagtatatgtgacaaccatataaacTGCAACGTGTAACTTTTTTATTGGTCAGGTACATCCAGTGATCGAGATTTGAAAGTtgattacataacatagacattttacaagatctttacataacatagacattttgtcataattAGTTACATTCACATGTAATAATCCCAAACTAAAATTATATTAGTTTGAATTGAATATGCATCAAACCAGcctaacattattatttttatttttattttatgtatacatTTAGCTATTCTGGCAGCCTAAATTTCTTCTTTGTTAAGACTGAAAAGTTTTTCACTTAAAAAAATGGAAGGATCGAAGTTTATTAAAAGAGGTGCCTAGCTAGCTTCATGCTTCCTGCTTCCTACATGTAACAaataaagaaagggaaaaagatTCTGCAAAACTAACACAAacgacaaaatgttaaagttATGTAATTGAAACACATGGTTCAATTTGACAGTGACACAGTATAGACAAAAGTATGGATTTACAACTTTAATTACATTAGCTATCAGAAGTAAGAATTGGAAAATAAATCGTGTTAACAATTGCCACATATGATTATTGAATGATCAGCTTTTAAGCCTCAATCAATTTCGTTGCAACTATATTAGGGAATATATGTctttacaaaatttttattaatatgttcAAGTTGAAACCGTGTTCATTTGCTAGTaataagggaaatgattaatcctcctaatcaaATAACctattaatcctcctaactataGAACAGAGCCAGCTCAATAAGCTATTTGGGTTAGGCAGCCACCTAAGGCCCCAAAAGCTTGGGCCCCAAATTCTGTTTCAGTTTTTGGGCTTTTAATTAACTagctttgtttttcttttaatataaaacattttaagtaTGTGTTGTGATGTACTAGAAAGAACCTCTTACCTCTCCCACTTACACATTATACTATGATTTCATTTACAAACAAATTAACGGAGCTTTAAAAAtcacttatttatttatctaaccTTAAATTATATCTCATTTCAAAGGttaatagattttattttataaccaacttaatcatatttttgaattatatatatatatatctattattttAATGAGTTTATTGATTTTCTATGAAGAATTTGAGGTGTAAAAAAGAAGTAGTTATTAAGGATAGTTTTAATCACCTTACTAGtgtattttttcttaaattttttttttccaatgatGAATCAACATGACAACAAAGACAGAACATGTGAAATAGTTTGGCATGTATCTCGGTTTGTGAGTCTAATAATCTAATTACAATTCTTAGAAATGCTAGTCACTTACTACTGTTCAAATCcgtattttaaaacttttgggTAACTCAGAGATCATAATTGTACAATTCTTAGAAAATGTTGGTCTTTGATATTTGATTTATGTTAAACATCATCCTAAGCTagataagaattttttttgctAGAAACTGTTAAAAAGGCCTTCGAAATTGGTTTAGCCTAAGGCCATCAAAAAGGTTAAGCCGGCCCTGCTATGGGATGATGACATTTGAAAAAATCAgaagataagattaagaaaaaaaattagtggatatcacatgtcatcttcttaatatgttaaaagaatttatcattttttttaaattaaatgctctctttatatgttgttggtgtGAAATTGTTTGCCAGTCGTAGGATGTGGGTTGAACAGATATCGCTTATTGGGTATGGACGACCGTACTTGCATGATTAATATTTTCACTGTCCTGCATTAAAtcattaaatgtatatatatttttagaacaATAtccttttaaaatgaaaatagatgTGTTATCAAACAATATTTTACACCCTCACAATTGTGATTTCTCATCCTTCTGCCTTCACATTGACATTTTCTCAAACAAGATGAACAAAACGACAGAAAAAGTGAACAAGACAATTCACGGGGTAGGTAGTTTGGTACCATGTGCATGGTTGATTCGTATGGTAAGCTATACTTAGGAGTAATAAACCATTaatgttttttcctttttcaaaaaCGTGttagttagctcaagtggttgaaCACCTGCCTTATAAgcaggaggtcttgggttcaagacgGAAGTACATAtgaagtctttctatgaagacTTGgtttgggtatacccaagttcaagtctgaggaggccGGGTTTACCTCTATTGATCGTTGTGCTTTTGGGCAGATTAGTAAGGGGTTTTCctcccatcgggtatttgaaataggcaatctacttcgagggagctctctaacgcggacccggttaagacaacatatgttagacctcccgctgtcgaatcgcgacacgaagttctcaagcgaaattcacctttcaaaaaaaaaatactcttattCTTACATTATATAATAGGCAAAAAAATCTCTATGTGTATATAACTTGTTTTCAGCTATTATTATaggaaaaaaactttattttggtTTATTGGATGTAAAAAACCTGCTAAACTGAACAAACTGTGTAAATAATCTGCTAAATGCTGATGTGGTGGTCTCTCTTTGGGACATGTATTAGATGTTTGATGGTGCCACGTTAGTATCCAACCAATTTCTTACACAATTCGTTCAATTATGAGAcaaacttacatacaatgaaccaaaacaaagttcCTTCCCTACAATATTAGTTaaagacaagttacatacacacagaTTATTTTCCCTATACAATACTAATTTTAGGATAGAAACCTAAGTACTAAAGCAACCTCATATATATGAAAGGGTAAAGAATCTGTGTGTATAGATAATTTGTCTTCAGCTACTATTGTAGGAAAGAAattttgttttggttcattgtatgtaagtaacctgctaaactgaacgaatcgtgtaaATAATCTGCTAAATGCTAATGTGGTGGTCTCTTATTGGGCCACGTATCAGATGTTTGATGGTGCCACGTTAGTATCTGGCCGATTCTTTACACAATTCGTTCAGTTATGAGACAAACTTACATAAaatgaaccaaaacaaaatTTCTGAAGACAAGTTACATATACATAGATTCTTTTCACACATATGAAACCctcatatatatgaaaagtaaGATTAAAACCCAGatctttttaaagttaaaacctTATGTAACAATCTTTAATTCTAAAGATATAGATTCTATAAAATCTTAGAACTGAGATAAGAAAAGTTATATTGATGTTAAAATAATGATAGTGACCAAAATGCAAATCTATACAAAACGGATGAATAGATCTTGAGTGTTAACTTACAACTAAGGACACTAAAGCTTACgaattatgtatgtataataatcTTTCATTACGACCAAGTAAGTATTTGATCATGATCTCCTGATATGGAGGAAATCTCTTTTGTGAAAGTCTCgattttcttaaactttaaagCCCTTGTAATTGTCTACgaaattaaacaagatttgaTTGTGTTAGGTAGGCAAAAAATTTACACTAGGCATGTTGCAAAAGTCAACTCATTTCATTGTGTTTGGTAGGTATCATATGTGTATCCTTATATATTCGATTAATGTTTCATATATGTGTCTAGTCTTAGATCAAGTGGCGTTTTAGTGATGGAAAAACGCTCAATTGTATTTGTAATCTCATAAAAGGTTTTTGCTTTTTATATATTGGATTTTCTTcaaattgataaattaataCTAAAATATGAGAGTATTATAAATAACACGATAATAccaagtaaaaaacaaaagtagGTATGTATGTAGTATTATTCATTTTCTAGTAAGTTGTTTAAATTATTGTTCACGTGTTTAATGGGTCACATCTCCCTTTATTAAACCCCCATGTGAATCATCATCCACCAGTTTTTCCAATCACATACGCCATTTGAATTAGTCAAAAACTTATCACATATTCTTCGATTACatattttttcaacatatactaCACCCATATATTTTGTAACTATtcatcatattaattaattaaatggctACAATAAAACCATTTGTGGCTCCAACCTCCGGCGACCAACCATGGGTAGATCAAATCAGACAAACCTTGAAAACACAACTTTCAGTCGCTATAGATACACCTTCAGTTTCCATCTTCTCAGTCCCCAAAATtctaaaagaagaaaagctagAGGCTTATGAGCCTCAACTCATAGGGCTCGGTCCGAAACATCATTTTCAGACCGAGCTCTACGAAAGAATGCAACAAAACAAACTCACCGCGGTCAAAAGAGTACTAAAACCTTTACAAATCCCCGATATTGAAGACCAAATTGCCGATAAAATCAAACAAGTCCTTCCTGTCGTTTCCGCTTGTTACGATCGATATCCTGAAGTCGAAGACGAAGCCTTAGCTTGGCTATTCGCTATTGACGGTCTTTTATTACTTGACCAACTTACGGCTTATATAGATTACGGTTTAGCTATAGATGAAAAAGATTTAATCATGTTGGAAAACCAAATTCCTTTAATCGTCTTAAAAGAAATCCATAAGGCGATTTGTGGCGAAAATGCTGATGGGGAAGATTTTTGGGAGTCAAAGTTTAGATACTTTTGTAAGTCGAATTCCCCTTTTCTTCTTTCGAAAGAGAATATTGAATTTAATCGAGTAAACCATTTACTGGATTATATGTACCAATCTATTGTGAATAACGAAAAATCGAGTTCGATGAGTGTTAGTTTTAGGAAACCGGGAAGTGTTCCGGATGTTAAACCCGCAACCGAGGAATTACTAGAAGCTGTTATTCAAGCCGCGGGTCTGATCCCCGGGGCTAAGCCTTTTTTAGGAATACTCGAATCTATTGAAAAACTTTTATACGAAAGTAATGACGATAAAACGAGTATTCAAGAAATTAGAGTCCCTTCGGTTTCAGAACTTCGGGATATCGCGGGAGTGAATTTCCGGTTGTCGCCAGGGGATGAAGGGATAAGAAACGTTGGTTATATCGACGGCTTATGTTATTTACCCGTGATTACGTTAAATTTTGATTCGGAAGTCATATTAAGGAATTTGGTTGCGTACGAAAAGTTAATGACCAAAAATAGTTATATGGGTGGGTTTGGGCTTGAACTAACCGAATATGTGGATTTCATGTGTGGGATAATTGATAATGCTAAGGATGTGAAGTTGTTACGAGAAGAAAAGATCATACAAGGCAATTTGCGCGATGAGGAGATCGTTGCGTTGTTTAACGGGATAGGAAGGTCGCTAGGGAATATGAGTGGCGAGTCTAACTTTAGGAAGACCGTGGCTGAGTTAAACAAGGTTTATGATAGTGTACCGAGTGTTCGGTTCAAGAATGAGGTTGATAAGCAAGTTCGGGCTTCGGCTAAGGCTCTTACGTTCCTTGTTAGTATTTCGGGCACTTTGGTCTTGGTTCGTGAGGCGGTATCGAAGATTAGCCCGGATCCATCCGGGATGTTGGGTCAGTTTCTTTCGGAGCATGTTGGAGTATTTTCTTCCTTGATTCAATAGGTAGTGCCATGCTCTATTTAAAAAGATTGAGTCATTTTTTTCATTGTTGGAATTTTCTGCCCATTATTAGTGGTTTAAAGTTTGATTATGACTCATTAACTTCTTATGGTTAATAAATATGAAGCCAACCATTGC
The sequence above is drawn from the Erigeron canadensis isolate Cc75 chromosome 4, C_canadensis_v1, whole genome shotgun sequence genome and encodes:
- the LOC122595182 gene encoding putative UPF0481 protein At3g02645; translated protein: MATIKPFVAPTSGDQPWVDQIRQTLKTQLSVAIDTPSVSIFSVPKILKEEKLEAYEPQLIGLGPKHHFQTELYERMQQNKLTAVKRVLKPLQIPDIEDQIADKIKQVLPVVSACYDRYPEVEDEALAWLFAIDGLLLLDQLTAYIDYGLAIDEKDLIMLENQIPLIVLKEIHKAICGENADGEDFWESKFRYFCKSNSPFLLSKENIEFNRVNHLLDYMYQSIVNNEKSSSMSVSFRKPGSVPDVKPATEELLEAVIQAAGLIPGAKPFLGILESIEKLLYESNDDKTSIQEIRVPSVSELRDIAGVNFRLSPGDEGIRNVGYIDGLCYLPVITLNFDSEVILRNLVAYEKLMTKNSYMGGFGLELTEYVDFMCGIIDNAKDVKLLREEKIIQGNLRDEEIVALFNGIGRSLGNMSGESNFRKTVAELNKVYDSVPSVRFKNEVDKQVRASAKALTFLVSISGTLVLVREAVSKISPDPSGMLGQFLSEHVGVFSSLIQ